A stretch of Sulfurimonas autotrophica DSM 16294 DNA encodes these proteins:
- a CDS encoding PAS domain-containing sensor histidine kinase — translation MAQNKTKQHFRQLDVDKEILSVINNGVIILNDQLQIHYYNKWMQLHTKFKENDVLGKKLYEIFPTINKKTLKRKIQTAFTIQTPTFYTASSSHYLIPIKINQIKNSLFKYMQQDVSIIPFKQDKQFVAVIITDQTIMANTNALLQTNIQKVKELNEALIKEKEITEFQHKQLLSNSRSAAMGEMISMIAHQWRQPLSLINTVIATLKIKKELGILDNKIIDNSINKIEKTTNFLSSTIDDFRDYFKPNKIAAKVNISNLFEKSLFFLKSELKQLDIEYDINIDPDISIVTYKNELLQTILNILKNSIDAFKENNIKNKKISVIVVNNKESVLITIEDNAGGIRIDNLQKVFEPYFSTKSKNGTGLGLYMCKTIINEHLHGNISLNSNTNGTKVAIQLPNKV, via the coding sequence ATGGCTCAAAATAAAACTAAACAACATTTTAGACAACTTGATGTAGATAAAGAGATATTATCTGTTATAAATAACGGTGTTATTATATTAAATGATCAACTACAAATACATTATTACAATAAATGGATGCAGCTACATACAAAATTCAAAGAAAATGATGTACTAGGCAAAAAATTATATGAAATTTTTCCTACAATTAATAAAAAAACATTAAAAAGAAAAATACAGACTGCCTTTACAATACAAACACCGACTTTTTATACAGCAAGTTCATCGCATTATCTTATTCCTATTAAAATCAATCAAATAAAAAACTCTCTTTTTAAATATATGCAGCAAGATGTGAGCATAATCCCTTTTAAACAAGACAAACAATTTGTGGCTGTTATAATAACCGATCAGACAATTATGGCAAATACAAATGCGCTGCTGCAAACAAATATACAAAAAGTAAAAGAACTCAACGAAGCACTCATAAAAGAAAAAGAGATAACAGAATTTCAACATAAACAACTCCTTTCAAACTCAAGAAGTGCTGCAATGGGAGAAATGATAAGCATGATAGCCCATCAGTGGAGACAGCCTCTTTCACTAATTAATACAGTTATAGCTACACTTAAAATAAAAAAAGAGTTAGGTATATTAGATAACAAAATAATAGATAACTCCATAAATAAAATTGAAAAAACAACTAATTTTTTATCAAGCACTATTGATGATTTTCGGGACTATTTCAAACCTAACAAAATTGCGGCAAAAGTAAATATTTCAAATTTATTTGAAAAATCTCTATTTTTTCTAAAAAGTGAACTAAAACAGCTTGATATAGAGTATGATATAAATATAGATCCAGATATAAGTATAGTAACTTATAAAAATGAACTTTTGCAAACTATTCTTAATATCTTAAAAAATTCTATAGATGCTTTTAAAGAAAATAATATAAAAAATAAAAAAATTTCTGTTATTGTCGTAAATAATAAAGAATCTGTATTAATCACCATTGAAGATAATGCCGGCGGAATAAGAATTGACAATTTACAAAAGGTATTTGAACCCTATTTTTCTACAAAAAGTAAAAACGGTACGGGGTTGGGTCTATATATGTGTAAAACCATAATTAATGAACATCTTCACGGAAATATATCTTTGAACTCAAATACAAATGGAACTAAAGTAGCAATACAATTGCCAAATAAGGTGTAA